Proteins encoded together in one Salarchaeum sp. JOR-1 window:
- a CDS encoding primase-associated protein yields the protein MSPQSNRDNDEQQSGRITPRTNVMDAWRVLLEPSGYGDFALVDLFQRGYDTWQEQGVRNEKQMLEDVQTFVLEALKKPDQDDVISDPWVPVDCPGRLAVLLSIGSLMIRKNEQLQEHSHRITLHHYLRDVFAYHVYAAVNQFEHPEGNIQLIAGEAVYGRDGKPDERGPPPGRSVTGITHLEGNGGGLYYEVPLVHASQNCLVREGDPVDGELQVKVDNNCVYIPTTGFEPAFKNHLIGGMRSVSHQLEQTFENTLTDENETTIVTYAEDVHAKIKKLLEANQTQKLFAERRYPERLRVVLKAVDEAPNEVAKLDEPIEARDIFDAIEWFVEQEPGADEDDVGNDIKSHEQDNVSDFDTPRAVSNFLRKYDDHRHVEIQEGKYNRYTLEYSPWRNAKKVNVSEIGDIHELPCMENIHQFLQENEPVRWVLYSYVHIIFSLDNGFTVDDVVDHFRQYPWFDEETSRYQARYEKRRTMPGTNDKLLPVSCHNDNQNFSQFCIGLENCDYSIYRSLPFKDAVSDRIPDNDRSTVRNAE from the coding sequence ATGAGTCCCCAGTCAAATCGAGACAACGATGAACAGCAATCGGGGCGCATCACGCCACGAACAAACGTGATGGATGCGTGGCGTGTGTTGCTTGAGCCGTCGGGTTACGGTGATTTCGCGTTGGTTGATCTTTTTCAGCGCGGGTACGATACGTGGCAAGAGCAAGGCGTCCGGAATGAGAAACAGATGCTTGAAGATGTGCAGACGTTTGTGTTGGAAGCACTCAAGAAACCGGACCAGGACGACGTGATTAGTGACCCGTGGGTGCCTGTTGATTGTCCTGGACGGTTGGCTGTGCTGCTGTCGATCGGGTCGTTGATGATTCGGAAGAACGAGCAATTGCAGGAACACAGTCATCGCATCACACTGCATCACTATCTCCGAGACGTGTTCGCGTACCATGTGTATGCAGCGGTAAATCAATTCGAGCATCCGGAGGGGAACATCCAGCTGATTGCGGGTGAAGCTGTGTACGGGCGCGATGGGAAGCCGGATGAGCGGGGGCCGCCTCCGGGGCGTTCAGTTACGGGAATCACGCACTTAGAGGGAAACGGTGGTGGGCTGTATTACGAGGTTCCATTGGTCCACGCAAGCCAGAATTGTCTAGTTCGTGAGGGTGACCCTGTGGACGGGGAGTTGCAGGTAAAGGTCGATAACAACTGTGTCTATATTCCGACAACTGGCTTCGAGCCCGCGTTCAAGAATCACTTGATTGGAGGGATGCGATCCGTGTCACACCAGTTGGAGCAGACTTTTGAGAACACGCTCACTGACGAGAATGAGACGACGATCGTCACCTACGCGGAGGACGTGCACGCGAAAATCAAGAAACTCCTTGAGGCGAATCAAACGCAAAAATTATTCGCCGAACGACGGTATCCTGAACGGTTGCGCGTCGTTTTGAAGGCCGTCGATGAAGCCCCAAATGAAGTCGCAAAACTCGATGAACCAATTGAAGCGAGAGATATCTTCGACGCGATTGAATGGTTTGTGGAGCAGGAACCTGGCGCTGACGAAGATGACGTAGGCAATGACATCAAGTCGCACGAACAGGATAATGTGAGTGATTTCGATACCCCTCGGGCAGTATCGAACTTCTTACGAAAATACGACGACCATCGGCACGTTGAGATCCAAGAGGGGAAATATAATCGCTATACTCTCGAATACTCCCCTTGGAGGAACGCGAAGAAAGTGAACGTCTCGGAAATTGGGGACATCCATGAGCTCCCGTGCATGGAGAACATCCACCAATTCTTACAGGAGAACGAGCCGGTTCGATGGGTGCTCTACAGTTACGTTCACATCATCTTCAGCCTCGACAATGGATTCACGGTCGATGATGTTGTCGATCACTTCCGGCAGTACCCGTGGTTCGACGAAGAGACAAGCCGGTATCAAGCTCGTTATGAGAAGCGTCGAACCATGCCGGGCACCAATGACAAACTACTCCCGGTGAGCTGCCACAACGACAACCAGAACTTCTCCCAGTTCTGCATCGGACTAGAGAACTGTGACTATTCAATCTACCGCAGCCTCCCATTCAAAGATGCGGTTTCCGACCGTATCCCTGACAACGACCGGTCCACCGTACGAAACGCTGAATAA